Proteins co-encoded in one Arachis stenosperma cultivar V10309 chromosome 7, arast.V10309.gnm1.PFL2, whole genome shotgun sequence genomic window:
- the LOC130939852 gene encoding uncharacterized protein LOC130939852 translates to MIITPEAHHGRRPHGRRQREELMEEDELHQEEEPQEEEEQPHFFPHGNMDMTQMQEAIGRLSHQYTRIQERQQEYHSQYLKHHQEQQEWQLKMMNQQNEFESKFTAMQEEHAFQSHEAFGKLAQMQAETMRALNEFTTLQDARYEVQADYNINSQIRLNYIGEHLNTMDPAFPTFEEFFKKKSEIEVNKAMMLEDRVEEAMNKAGFWRGQQPTNMDTGNASNQVYERRKKKHDK, encoded by the coding sequence ATGATAATAACTCCTGAAGCACATCATGGCCGAAGACCACATGGAAGAAGGCAAAGAGAAGAACTAATGGAAGAAGATGAGTTACACCAAGAAGAAGAACCACAAGAAGAGGAGGAACAGCCGCACTTTTTCCCACATGGCAATATGGATATGACCCAAATGCAAGAAGCAATTGGAAGACTGTCACACCAATACACAAGAATTCAAGAAAGGCAACAAGAGTACCATTCACAATACTTGAAGCATCACCAAGAACAACAAGAATGGCAGCTGAAaatgatgaaccaacaaaatgagttTGAGTCAAAATTCACTGCAATGCAAGAGGAGCATGCCTTTCAATCTCATGAGGCATTTGGGAAGTTAGCACAAATGCAGGCCGAAACCATGAGGGCTCTCAATGAGTTTACAACCCTCCAAGATGCAAGATATGAAGTCCAAGCCGATTACAACATTAATAGTCAAATCAGGCTGAACTATATTGGAGAACATCTGAACACCATGGATCCAGCATTCCCAACATTTGAAGAGTTcttcaaaaagaaaagtgaaataGAAGTAAACAAAGCCATGATGCTTGAAGATAGAGTAGAGGAAGCGATGAATAAAGCGGGGTTCTGGCGGGGTCAACAGCCAACAAACATGGACACAGGGAATGCCAGCAACCAAGTatatgaaagaagaaagaaaaagcatgacAAATGA
- the LOC130939853 gene encoding uncharacterized protein LOC130939853 encodes MKPQLVTLIKNNFSYGGNPLEDPNQHISTFLRICGVVNLEGVNHDTWKLSLFPFSLRDEAAQWLETMPQGSITSWDELVTKFLTKFASSQQNIKMKEGIQPFIQGEEESLLKPWERYKEANDKEGFRAFYEGLTPETRRAVDYVLDNLFKATSNAQGTAKLNDKKTNNQHSFETPQNATSEKEIMNPKGMKIVMNQSKQLHNQTQSQLESISRQIDFLHSAAVKAQFPRWKPHSYLRIESQHQEQKDFNYNNPNFPILQKHHLTNNNHYIPPHHPSFQPLTPHNQPISQDCQRITNLEVLVERIMKHQEMISKNHEVSFGRIERQMKQLAKSITEVSEKMAKGKESLIQDEHHQAKFHLGGQGDKEKEVQTPS; translated from the coding sequence ATGAAGCCGCAACTCGTTACACTAATCAAGAACAATTTCTCCTATGGTGGGAATCCATTGGAGGATCCTAACCAGcacatatccacttttctgaGAATTTGTGGTGTTGTAAATCTTGAAGGTGTAAATCATGACACCTGGAAGCTCTCGTTATTTCCCTTCTCACTAAGggatgaagctgcacaatggctCGAAACTATGCCCCAAGGCAGTATTACCAGTTGGGACGAAttggttaccaaatttctgaCCAAATTCGCCTCATCCCAACAAAACATCAAGATGAAAGAGGGAATTCAGCCATTCATACAAGGAGAGGAAGAATCATTGCTCAAAccatgggaaagatacaaggaAGCAAATGACAAAGAGGGTTTCCGGGcgttctatgaaggattaaccccagaaacaaggaGAGCAGTGGATTACGTCTTAGATAACCTTTTCAAAGCAACATCAAATGcccaaggaactgcaaagctcaATGATAAGAAAACCAATAACCAACATTCATTTGAGACCCCACAGAATGCAACTTCAGAAAAAGAGATAATGAATCCTAAAGGAATGAAGATAGTCATGAATCAAAGCAAACAGCTGCACAATCAGACTCAGAGCCAATTGGAGTCAATATCCAGACAAATTGATTTTCTCCATTCTGCTGCAGTGAAGGCACAATTTCCACGATGGAAACCACATTCTTATCTAAGAATTGAATCTCAACATCAGGAACAAAAGGACTTCAACTACAACAACCCCAACTTCCCAATCCTGCAAAAACACCACCTTACCAACAACAACCATTACATACCACCACATCATCCATCCTTCCAACCCCTAACACCCCACAACCAACCAATTTCACAAGATTgtcagaggatcactaatctagaaGTCTTAGTAGAAAGAATAATGAAACATCAAGAGATGATAAGCAAAAACCATGAAGTCTCATTCGGAAGAATTGAGAGGCAAATGAAACAGTTAGCTAAGAGCATCACAGAAGTGAGTGAGAAGATGGCTAAaggaaaagaatcactcatcCAAGATGAACATCATCAGGCAAAGTTTCACTTAGGAGGACAAGGGGACAAGGAGAAGGAAGTACAAACTCCGAGCTAA